Proteins encoded in a region of the Elizabethkingia bruuniana genome:
- a CDS encoding BON domain-containing protein, producing the protein MKKILTTAALAILVSTVAVSCKKKNNDADLQTKATAVVAADPQAKVEVKDGVAHLSGTFKDAAAKDQMLASLKAIEGIKDVMDMSTVEAPVQVETKVASAPENLQKVKDAIKDFPKVKAEVVNGELTVSGDVTKEDAKKIKQSIDALKVGKVNYNYIVK; encoded by the coding sequence ATGAAAAAAATTTTGACAACAGCTGCATTGGCTATTCTAGTGTCTACTGTAGCAGTATCTTGTAAAAAGAAAAATAACGATGCTGATTTGCAGACTAAAGCTACAGCTGTAGTTGCAGCAGATCCTCAGGCTAAAGTAGAAGTGAAAGACGGTGTAGCTCACCTGTCAGGAACTTTTAAAGATGCAGCAGCTAAAGATCAAATGCTTGCATCTCTTAAAGCTATCGAAGGTATAAAAGACGTAATGGATATGTCTACAGTCGAGGCACCTGTACAAGTAGAAACAAAAGTTGCTTCTGCTCCTGAAAATCTTCAGAAAGTAAAAGATGCTATAAAAGACTTCCCAAAAGTAAAAGCTGAAGTAGTAAATGGTGAACTTACCGTTAGTGGTGATGTAACCAAAGAAGATGCTAAAAAAATCAAGCAGTCTATCGATGCATTAAAAGTGGGTAAAGTAAACTATAACTATATCGTAAAATAA
- a CDS encoding SH3 domain-containing protein, which produces MSELQDKYASVITAAQGAGIGNLQVQEQDGILYVSGSASNSAAKDAVWNALGVIDPNFTASDINVDVQVSGLPAGTNLTVNTESTNLNIRETPSTEGNIVGKAAKGELVTLVEQTNGEWWLVRTKDGEQGYAYSRYLQA; this is translated from the coding sequence ATGAGCGAACTTCAAGATAAATACGCAAGTGTAATTACAGCTGCACAAGGTGCAGGTATCGGCAACTTACAAGTACAAGAACAGGACGGAATCCTTTATGTATCTGGTAGTGCTTCCAATTCTGCAGCTAAAGATGCTGTTTGGAATGCTTTAGGAGTAATAGATCCTAATTTTACAGCTTCAGATATCAATGTAGATGTACAGGTATCAGGTCTTCCTGCAGGTACAAACCTTACGGTAAATACTGAGTCTACTAACCTTAACATTCGTGAAACGCCAAGTACTGAAGGCAATATCGTAGGTAAAGCAGCTAAAGGAGAATTAGTAACTTTAGTAGAGCAAACCAACGGCGAATGGTGGTTGGTAAGAACTAAGGATGGTGAACAAGGTTATGCTTATTCAAGATATTTACAAGCGTAA
- a CDS encoding TonB-dependent receptor: protein MRKLFLLFILLMGISHYGQSLNLTGKIVDQSGKPIEDATVYLLKQKDSSIINYTNSGKEGNFSLKFDKIQEPVLFKVNAEQQKEYSKIYDKLESSQKLDVIKLITEVSKNIAGVEIKGAPPVKVKKDTLEFNAASFKVKPDGKVEELIKSLPGFEISNDGKITANGKEVDQILVNGKPFFDKDGKIALKNLPADLIKKIQVTTSKTEEERVKGEKGKSNNMSVNLTIDEKKNKGFMARIYAGYGSDKRYEGSAILSYFKNNTKISLLASSNNINVSGFKSDEVYESMGYGRNANLIQGNSYVQEGNRIMVSSGDNGGGVLRSTMVGVNYSDELGKDASLNSLSLLYSKNNRETRSVSDRTTLLTDYALRTKSQNSGENDSSQYSLENSFRIKLDKNTNFYLSNSFLTNNGTNISTGASSTFRDGTLLNENNSYNKNDSRNNSGQSRIYFSRKLNEKGRRVGFSMSGSAGELVNDNLIKSETLFNQDPDKNDIRNQRLYSKNLNNRYDISADYAEPVSDSAKVSLSMGYSTSYNRNSRDVNDFNSVTGDYSKFNVDLSNNMRQQNNSLVPGIGYEMNKKNLNIWASTNLNISQMDVNARYNGQDYQLNKNFVLPEFNFNIWGNKNGKNMSMYVRSSYDIPSAMQLTPYEDRSNPLISYKGNPDLKNTWRFYGNMYYSKYNQLKNTNLYFNVNFNYQDNDVTNNRHFNKETGGQEITYINVSGNKSVYFGSGYTKTYKWKDNKLTFGPRISVNHRFTNGFVDGDRYTSAAYSVTPGINLTYEIKDKMTIKPSYSLSYNQTDYKNYVLDQSHTTSNVFSLQSINYFGKNQDFTIENNFTYTTNTNIAPGFKKDFYFWNASLGYTFLKKQMTAKVMVYDVLNQNQSVKRVITDTYIEDREDLILKRYVMFTLSYKFNKFGSKKG, encoded by the coding sequence ATGAGAAAATTATTTCTACTCTTTATCCTGCTTATGGGGATTTCACACTACGGACAATCACTAAATCTTACAGGTAAAATAGTAGACCAAAGCGGCAAGCCAATTGAAGATGCTACCGTCTATTTACTAAAACAGAAAGATTCATCAATTATTAACTATACCAATTCCGGGAAAGAAGGAAACTTCAGTCTGAAGTTTGATAAAATACAGGAACCTGTATTGTTTAAGGTAAATGCCGAGCAACAAAAAGAGTATAGTAAAATCTATGACAAACTTGAAAGCTCACAAAAACTTGATGTAATAAAATTGATTACGGAGGTTTCCAAAAATATTGCCGGAGTAGAAATTAAAGGTGCTCCGCCAGTAAAAGTAAAAAAAGATACACTGGAATTTAATGCTGCTTCTTTCAAAGTAAAACCAGACGGAAAGGTAGAGGAATTGATTAAATCTTTACCCGGATTTGAAATTAGTAACGATGGTAAAATTACAGCTAATGGTAAAGAAGTGGATCAGATACTGGTAAACGGAAAGCCTTTCTTTGATAAGGATGGTAAAATTGCACTTAAAAATCTGCCTGCAGATTTAATCAAGAAAATTCAGGTAACGACTAGTAAGACAGAAGAAGAAAGGGTAAAAGGAGAGAAAGGGAAGTCTAATAATATGAGTGTAAACCTTACCATAGACGAGAAAAAGAATAAAGGGTTTATGGCAAGAATCTACGCAGGCTATGGATCAGATAAACGTTATGAAGGTAGTGCTATACTCAGTTATTTTAAGAATAATACTAAAATAAGCCTTTTAGCCTCCTCTAATAATATTAACGTTTCCGGCTTTAAAAGTGATGAGGTATACGAAAGTATGGGGTATGGGAGAAATGCCAATCTGATCCAGGGAAATAGTTATGTTCAGGAGGGGAACCGGATCATGGTTTCTTCGGGAGACAACGGCGGTGGTGTTTTACGCTCTACAATGGTTGGAGTTAACTATTCTGATGAACTAGGTAAAGATGCAAGCCTTAATAGTTTAAGTCTGTTATATTCTAAAAATAATAGAGAAACCCGATCGGTATCAGATAGAACCACACTATTAACAGATTATGCACTGAGAACCAAATCTCAGAATTCTGGTGAAAATGATAGCAGTCAGTATAGTTTGGAAAACAGCTTCAGAATAAAACTGGATAAGAATACCAATTTCTATTTATCCAACTCATTCCTTACCAATAACGGAACAAATATTAGTACGGGCGCATCTTCTACCTTCAGGGATGGTACATTGTTAAATGAGAATAATTCCTATAATAAAAATGATTCCAGAAACAATTCCGGACAATCACGAATTTATTTTTCCAGAAAATTAAATGAAAAGGGAAGAAGGGTTGGCTTTAGCATGTCAGGAAGTGCCGGAGAGTTAGTGAATGATAATCTGATTAAATCCGAAACACTCTTTAATCAGGATCCTGATAAAAATGATATCAGAAATCAGAGATTATATAGTAAAAATCTTAACAACCGTTATGATATTTCTGCTGATTATGCAGAACCTGTATCGGATTCAGCAAAAGTATCTTTAAGCATGGGCTATAGTACATCTTATAATCGCAATAGCAGAGATGTAAATGATTTTAATTCTGTGACAGGAGATTACTCGAAATTTAATGTTGATTTATCTAATAATATGCGTCAACAAAATAATTCTCTTGTTCCCGGGATTGGCTATGAAATGAATAAGAAAAATCTTAATATCTGGGCATCTACAAATCTTAATATCTCGCAAATGGATGTTAATGCCCGCTACAACGGACAGGATTATCAGCTGAATAAAAATTTTGTTCTTCCAGAGTTTAATTTTAATATTTGGGGGAATAAGAACGGAAAAAACATGTCAATGTATGTAAGAAGTAGCTATGATATTCCTTCAGCAATGCAGCTGACTCCTTATGAAGATAGATCCAATCCATTAATTTCTTACAAAGGAAATCCGGATCTGAAGAATACCTGGAGGTTTTATGGAAATATGTATTATAGCAAATACAATCAGCTGAAAAATACAAATCTATACTTCAATGTTAATTTCAATTATCAGGATAATGATGTTACCAATAACCGTCATTTTAATAAAGAGACAGGTGGACAGGAAATTACTTATATAAATGTGAGCGGAAACAAAAGTGTTTATTTCGGATCAGGATATACCAAGACCTATAAATGGAAAGATAATAAACTAACCTTTGGCCCACGTATAAGTGTTAATCATAGATTTACCAATGGTTTTGTTGACGGAGACAGATATACAAGTGCAGCTTACTCAGTAACTCCGGGAATTAATTTGACATATGAAATTAAAGACAAGATGACGATAAAACCATCTTATTCCCTAAGCTATAACCAGACAGATTACAAAAACTATGTATTGGATCAATCGCACACCACAAGCAATGTTTTCAGCCTGCAGTCTATCAATTATTTCGGAAAGAATCAGGATTTTACAATAGAGAATAATTTTACATATACGACTAATACTAATATTGCTCCGGGCTTCAAAAAAGATTTCTATTTCTGGAATGCCAGTTTGGGTTATACTTTCCTTAAAAAGCAAATGACTGCCAAGGTAATGGTTTATGATGTACTAAATCAGAACCAGAGTGTGAAAAGAGTAATTACAGATACTTATATTGAGGATCGTGAAGACCTTATTCTGAAAAGATATGTAATGTTTACACTTAGTTATAAGTTTAACAAATTTGGTAGCAAGAAAGGTTAA
- a CDS encoding GNAT family N-acetyltransferase gives MEIRLATLHDLESLTIIFEKYRDFYKKTADYETAKSFLEERISRNESVIYIAEVDQKVVGFTLLYPLFSSTRMKKLWILNDLYVEEEYRQKGISVALIDKAKELCRETGACQLSLETSKTNRVGNNLYPKTDFQLDTESNFYYWAP, from the coding sequence ATGGAAATAAGACTTGCAACACTTCATGATTTGGAATCTCTAACGATTATTTTTGAAAAATACAGAGATTTTTACAAAAAAACAGCAGATTATGAAACAGCGAAATCTTTTCTTGAAGAAAGAATTTCCCGGAATGAATCAGTGATTTACATTGCTGAAGTTGATCAAAAGGTTGTAGGCTTTACCCTATTGTACCCATTGTTTTCTTCCACAAGAATGAAAAAACTATGGATACTGAATGATCTTTATGTAGAAGAAGAATATCGCCAAAAGGGTATTTCTGTAGCATTGATAGATAAGGCAAAAGAGCTATGCAGAGAAACCGGAGCTTGCCAGCTCTCTCTGGAAACGTCGAAAACAAATAGGGTTGGAAACAATTTATATCCTAAAACCGATTTTCAATTAGATACAGAATCTAATTTTTATTATTGGGCACCATAG
- the panC gene encoding pantoate--beta-alanine ligase, whose amino-acid sequence MEILRNRQSLSDYIAAVKKEGKKIGFAPTMGALHDGHMSLYKEARKDNDIVISSVFVNPTQFNNPDDLKKYPRTEENDIAMLEKAGVDAVYIPTIEDIYPAKAESKHYDFGGIENEMEGKFRPGHFDGVGTVVSELFRQVQPDNAYFGEKDYQQLAIIKKLVEIEKFPINIHGVPIYRAENGLALSSRNARLSEDERNEGATLIYKTLVKVNEWFRVISIPEIKKRVEEIFEQSDYELEYFLIADEETLKETDFFYKDKSYRAFIVVFVGEVRLIDNMHLD is encoded by the coding sequence ATGGAAATTCTCCGCAATCGCCAGAGTCTCAGCGATTATATTGCAGCAGTAAAAAAAGAAGGTAAAAAGATTGGTTTTGCCCCAACAATGGGAGCTTTACACGATGGACACATGTCCTTATACAAAGAAGCACGAAAGGATAATGACATCGTAATTTCGTCTGTGTTTGTAAACCCTACACAGTTTAATAATCCTGATGATCTGAAGAAATATCCCCGTACTGAAGAAAATGACATTGCAATGCTTGAAAAAGCAGGTGTAGATGCTGTTTATATTCCAACTATTGAAGATATATACCCTGCAAAAGCAGAAAGCAAACATTATGATTTTGGTGGTATTGAAAATGAAATGGAGGGAAAATTCCGTCCGGGTCATTTTGATGGTGTAGGAACTGTAGTTTCGGAATTATTCCGTCAGGTACAACCTGATAATGCTTATTTTGGAGAAAAAGATTATCAGCAGCTGGCTATTATTAAAAAGCTTGTTGAGATAGAAAAATTTCCGATTAATATCCATGGCGTGCCTATTTACAGAGCAGAAAATGGTTTGGCTTTAAGCTCCAGAAACGCTCGTTTATCTGAAGACGAAAGAAACGAAGGAGCTACACTTATTTACAAAACTTTAGTAAAGGTTAATGAATGGTTCCGGGTAATAAGCATTCCGGAAATAAAAAAACGGGTTGAAGAAATTTTTGAACAATCGGACTACGAATTAGAATATTTTCTGATTGCAGATGAAGAAACACTCAAGGAAACTGACTTTTTCTATAAGGATAAGAGCTATAGAGCATTTATTGTTGTATTTGTAGGTGAAGTGAGGTTAATTGATAATATGCATCTGGATTAA